CCCCCTCTCTTTCCGCCGTACCATACAAAAGCGGTATTCTGACATATATTGATGTGCCTTCACCGGGCACGCTTACAATGCGCAGACCATGATCCTGACCAAATAATCCTTTTAAACGTTCGTGTACATTACTCATACCTACCCCGTTGCCCGAACCAAATCCCGGAGTGAGTACTTTGGGCTGTAGTTCCACATTGATGCCCACACCGTCATCTCTTACTACAATGAGCATCTCGTTTTCGTGTTTGCTGGCGGTAATTTGTACCGTGCCCTGACCTGGTTTAGGTAAAATTCCGTGTTTAATAGCGTTTTCCACCAGTGGCTGAATAGTTAATACAGGCACCTTGCAATCCAGTAACTCATCGTCTATTTCACGTACTACACGCAACTTATCTCTGAATCTGGCCCGCTCTAATATTAGATACGTGTTCAAGTACTCCATTTCCTCTTTTAAAGTGTTGAAATGTCCATGCCTTTTTAAGGCATGGCGGAAAAACGTAGCCAGACGGACGAGCAGCCGTCGAGCTGTTTCCGGATTGGTACGGCTGAACATGATTATGGTGTTGAGGGTATTAAATAAAAAGTGCGGGTTAATTTGAGCCTGTAGGGCATCCAGTTCAGCTTTGGTAACCAATTGAGCCTGGCGGTCCACTTCAGCCAGTTCCATCTGCATGCCTAAAAGCTGAGCCACACCAATAGCCAGTTTGATCACGGCATGAGGCAGTTCATCCTGTTGAGTTTGGTAAAGCTTGACGGTGCCTACTATTTCGCCCTTACACTGCAGTGGCACAATCACCGCTGATTGCAGAGGGCAGTCCGGTACCGGGCAGTCCAATCCGTAGCCGTCACGAACTATTTTTATTTTTCCCGTCCGAATGACTTCTTTGGTGGCCAAAGTCATAATAGGACGTCCTGCTTTATGGTGATCCGACCCGGCACCAATATAGGCCAACACCTTTTCCAGGTCGGTAATGGCCACCGCTGCTACGTCAGCAGTGCGACGAATTATTTCCGCTGTATTGCCGGCAGTTTCTTCATTCAGCCCCCGGCGCAAAAAAGGCAGTGTTTCATTAGCTATACGCAATGTGGGATCCAGCGGTTCATCAGCGGGGTCGCGTTTGGGACTGTGCTGCTTGCTAAAGATGAATATTGCGGCCAGCGTGGAGGCCAAGGCGGAAAAGGTTAAAAGAGCTGCTGCGGCATAGAGCTGCGGTTGCCATAAGTGTATAGCCGTAAGTGTTGCCGCAAATATGACGCACCAGCAAAGTAATGCTTTGTGGGTGGGGTTTACTTTCGATGGCATACCCTTGCCCCCATATAAATAATATTTTTAATATTCTAATATTTAATTTTTCATAATTACTATTCGACAATATAAAAACTATTCCTGCAGGTAAATAACTAAAAAAAATGATTGATTATGACAATTAACCATCCCAGTGTTTTCGCAATTAAAAGGTTTACACGGAAAAAGGCTCAAATGCAGCAAAATAGCAGTCATTTGAGCCTTTTTAAAACTTGCCGTTTTTGAATTGTAAATAAAGTATGACGAAGTTCCTGGCTGGGAGCATCTTCTCTTCGGTGATTTCAACATTATTCGTTTATTTTTAAAAAATTACGTTATGTTGCTACACTAATAAATTATTACATTCTCTATATGGCAGAATTTTAAATCAATACTGAATAATCTGATATATACACCCCTTGTTATTTTTAGGCCGTATTACGTAAATTAGTCCTGAACTTGCTTGCGAATTTCCTCGACTACATCCGGGTTGGCCAGGGAGGTAACATCGCCTACGTCTGCTTTATTGGAGATGGAGGCTAAAATGCGGCGCATGATTTTACCGGAGCGAGTCTTGGGCATATCGGAAACGATGTGCACGGCACGTGGCCGGGCGATCTTGCCTACCACAGTGGATACGGCATTGGAAATTATAGCGGCCAGGTCAGCGCCGGCTGCAGAACCAGGCTTTAAGGATACATACAAATCGGGCACAACGCCTTTAATTTCATCCTTTGCGGCAATGACGGCCGCTTCGGCGACTTCCTCCACCGTAAGAGCGGCAGACTCGATTTCTTTAGTGCCAAGTCGGTGCCCGGCTACGTTAATAACGTCGTCTACCCGACCTAGTATACGTACATATCCGTCATTGGAAATCACGGCCGCGTCGCCGGCCATGTATGGCCAATCGCGCCAGTCTTTGCTTTCTTCATTTTTGCAGTACTTGCGGAAATAAGTGGAGACGTAACGCTCGCGGTCCTTCCAGATAGTCTGCATAAGTCCGGGCCACGGGTTTTTAATGCAGATATTGCCCGCTTTACCTGCGCCGGCCGGAATTTCATTGCCTTCATTATCAAAGATTATCGGGTGGATGCCGGGTACGCCCGGTCCGGCACTGCCTGGTTTCATGGGGCTGATGCCCGGTACGGTACTGCACAAAAAGCCGCCTGTCTCTGTTTGCCACCATGTATCCACAATGGCGGCACGGCCTTTGCCCACTACGTTATAGTACCATCTCCACACCTCGGGCTCAATAGGTTCGCCCACTGTGGTCATATGTTTAAAATTATAATTATACTTGGCCGGCTCATCCGGGCCTGCTTTTCTAAGACCGCGAATGGCTGTGGGTGACGTATGGAATATGTTGACGTTCAGTTCTTCTGCGATTCTCCATACCCGTCCGGCATCCGGGTATGTGGGCAGCCCTTCGTAAATGACTGTGCTGGCGGCTATGGCCAGTGGCCCGTATACGATAAATGAGTGGCCTGTGATCCAACCTATGTCCGCCATACACCAATATACGTCCTCGGGGTGAATATCCTGGATCACTTTGGACATCCAGGCCACATAAGACAGATAGCCTCCGATACTGTGCTGTACCCCTTTGGGACGGCCCGTTGAGCCACTGGTGTACATTAGGAATAAGATGCCGTCGGCCGGCATGGAAACGGGGTCTACCGTAGTTCTGGCGTATTGTTTCATTAGTTCATTCATAAAGTAGTCCCGACCATCGATCATGGGTGCCCCGGAAGAATTCTTGCCGGGGTAGCGCTGCCAAACAAGTACTTTATCAACTTCTTGCCCCTCTTTTTTTGCCACTTCTACTGCTATATCACCTATAGCCTTGTGGTCAAGCAGCTTACCGTTACGATAATAGCCGTCCATAGTAATCAGTACATGGCTCCCGGAGTCCCAAATCCTCTCGCCGCAGGCCTGGCCGCTGAATCCCGCGAATACCTGGGAATGGATGACACCCAGCCGGGCGCAGGCCAGCATGGTGATGGGCAGTTCGGGTGTCATGGGCAAGTGTAAAGTTACCCGGTCGCCGGCTTTCAGACCACAAAAATTTTTTAATACAGCCGCAGTTTCGTTAACTCTGTGGTACAGTTCCTGATAGGTCATGTGGACAATGGGTTCATCTTCGGGTTCCGGTACATAGTGGATGGCGGTTTTGTTCCTATACTTGGGCAGATGTCTGTCCACGCAGTTATAGCTGGCGTTTAGTTTACCGCCCGCGAACCACTTCCAGCACGGGGCGTCGCTGGTGTCCAGCATAGTATGCCAGTACTGGTCCCAGTCCAATAAATCGGCAAATTCTTTAAAACACTCGGGGAAGTTTTCCAAACTGAATCTTTCGAATACCTTAGGATCCGTCATATTGGCCTGACCGACAAAGCTAACCGGCGGGTGAATGTACTGTTCTTCCTGCCAGTGCACAGCATAGTGAGCTCCGCCGCCATTTCCGTTTTCGGACACGATACCGACCTCCTTAACTTTTTTAGATTAGAAAGTTATATTTGTGCTTAAAACTATGATTATAAATTAGATCATCATGATGATCTGTTCATTTAAATTGATCAGGCTATGACAATTTTGGGACCAGTTAACTAAGCACCTCCTTTAAAGGATAT
This genomic interval from Desulfoscipio sp. XC116 contains the following:
- a CDS encoding histidine kinase; the encoded protein is MPSKVNPTHKALLCWCVIFAATLTAIHLWQPQLYAAAALLTFSALASTLAAIFIFSKQHSPKRDPADEPLDPTLRIANETLPFLRRGLNEETAGNTAEIIRRTADVAAVAITDLEKVLAYIGAGSDHHKAGRPIMTLATKEVIRTGKIKIVRDGYGLDCPVPDCPLQSAVIVPLQCKGEIVGTVKLYQTQQDELPHAVIKLAIGVAQLLGMQMELAEVDRQAQLVTKAELDALQAQINPHFLFNTLNTIIMFSRTNPETARRLLVRLATFFRHALKRHGHFNTLKEEMEYLNTYLILERARFRDKLRVVREIDDELLDCKVPVLTIQPLVENAIKHGILPKPGQGTVQITASKHENEMLIVVRDDGVGINVELQPKVLTPGFGSGNGVGMSNVHERLKGLFGQDHGLRIVSVPGEGTSIYVRIPLLYGTAEREGEAIEVKGIDR
- the acs gene encoding acetate--CoA ligase, translated to MSENGNGGGAHYAVHWQEEQYIHPPVSFVGQANMTDPKVFERFSLENFPECFKEFADLLDWDQYWHTMLDTSDAPCWKWFAGGKLNASYNCVDRHLPKYRNKTAIHYVPEPEDEPIVHMTYQELYHRVNETAAVLKNFCGLKAGDRVTLHLPMTPELPITMLACARLGVIHSQVFAGFSGQACGERIWDSGSHVLITMDGYYRNGKLLDHKAIGDIAVEVAKKEGQEVDKVLVWQRYPGKNSSGAPMIDGRDYFMNELMKQYARTTVDPVSMPADGILFLMYTSGSTGRPKGVQHSIGGYLSYVAWMSKVIQDIHPEDVYWCMADIGWITGHSFIVYGPLAIAASTVIYEGLPTYPDAGRVWRIAEELNVNIFHTSPTAIRGLRKAGPDEPAKYNYNFKHMTTVGEPIEPEVWRWYYNVVGKGRAAIVDTWWQTETGGFLCSTVPGISPMKPGSAGPGVPGIHPIIFDNEGNEIPAGAGKAGNICIKNPWPGLMQTIWKDRERYVSTYFRKYCKNEESKDWRDWPYMAGDAAVISNDGYVRILGRVDDVINVAGHRLGTKEIESAALTVEEVAEAAVIAAKDEIKGVVPDLYVSLKPGSAAGADLAAIISNAVSTVVGKIARPRAVHIVSDMPKTRSGKIMRRILASISNKADVGDVTSLANPDVVEEIRKQVQD